The Martelella mediterranea DSM 17316 nucleotide sequence GCGTGAATTTTTTCAATTTTTGGCTCCGCGCGGGAATGCGGATGCCGCATGGTGAGGCCCATGCGGCATCCCCGGAAGGCTTACTGAAGGCTTACGGTGTTTTCGGCGCCGACAATTTCGGTCACCGCGGCCTTGTACTGCTCCATCGCTTCCTCGGGCGACATTTCGCCGGAAACGACGGCCTCGGTCATGCGCTGAACCTCGGCGGAGACCTTGTTGTAATCGGCATCGTTCGGACGGGCCGTCGTCAGGGGCAGAAGCTCCTGCGAGGTTTCCGACAGGAACGGAGAGTCCGGAATGCCGACGTCATCGCGCAGGCGAATGCGGGCCTGGTAGGTCTGGAAGGCTTCAAGCTGTTCCTTGCTGTTCATATAGGCGAGCAGGTCCCACGCTTCCTCGGGCGCATCCGTGTTCGGATTGAGCACGAAGCCCGTACCGCCCGAAATCGTCACGAAATCCTGGCCGCTGAAACCGGCGCCCGGTTCACGGGCCGGCATCTTCTTCCAGGTCATCAGATTGTCGCGATCCTTCAGTTCGAATTCCGAGCCGGGGGCCGTGACGGCACGATAGAACCAGTCGCCCTCCACCAGCATGGCGGTCTTGCCATCGCGGAAATTGGCGAAGGTACGGTTACGGCCATCGCCCAGAAGCTGGGCGCGGCGATCGCCGAGCTCCTCATCGAGGTAGACGGTCTTGTAGAAATTCAGCGTGTCGAGGATGCCGGGGCTGGAAACGATCCACTTGCCATTTTCATCCTTGAGTCCGGAATCGGCGCCGAGCACGAGCATGTAATAGCCCTGCATCGTGGTCGCCTCGCCCATCGAAACGCCGGCATTGATCTGTAGCGGCGAGGAATCCGGCACGGCTTCCTTGATCTTGCGCGCGGCGTCCAGCAGATCGTCCCAGGAGGTCGGCTGCCAGCTATCGGCATCGATGCCGGCCTGTTCGAACAGGTCCTTGCGGATAAAGATCATGCGCACATCAGTGCCGAGCGCGATCCCGTAGACCTTGCCGTCGAACGACATCAGCTGCTTGGAGCCATCCGAGATGTGATCCCAGCCTTCCCACTCATTGACGGCCGGGCCTGCAAGTTCGTCAAGCGGCTTCAAAAGGCCGGCTTCCACGAAGCTCGGAATAAGAAAGCCATCGAAACCGTTGACATCGGCGCCGGCGCCGGTCGAGAAATCGAGCGCCTGCTGCTGCGTGAGCTGCTCGTCCTGTCCGGCAAATTCCTTCAGCGTGACGGTGACGTCCTCGCCGCTTTCCGACTTCATCTTCTCGAAGCCGGGAATGACGCTCTGCTTGATCCACTCGGCCATCTGGCTGTTGGCGCCGCCTTCAACGCAGCGGCATGTAATGCTGAGATCGGTCGCAAACGCCGGTGCGGCCATGGCACTGGCGCCGGCAAGGGCGATCATTAAGGTTCTCAAACGTCCGACCATCACGAAACTCCTCCCTGTCTGGATGTCGCCGACTTTCCGGCGCACGTTACGAACTGCACGGATACCTCCACGCACCGCCGCATCAAGAATGAACACGTTTTCATTTTTCCGTCAACATGACTCATCGAAATTCATCTCCCCTTCCGTGGTTGGCTGACACAAGAATCTCTGTTACCACTGATTTAATGGGGGTTTTATGACAATCGCAGCGAAGCCGAGCTTGACTTCTCGCTAAGGTCCGGGGATAAATTCCTCATATATTTTTGCAAACGCTTTCATATTTGCGAGGCATTGTTTTGTCGGATCGACCGATCAGAAACGGGGAAAGAGCAACGGCCAACATGGTGGCCGAGGCGGCGAATGTCTCGCGCGCGGCGGTGTCCCGCGCCTTCAACCCGAATGCCTCGCTGAAACCCGAAAAGCGCCAGCGTATTCTCAAGATCGCGCAGGAGCTGAACTACACGCCCGACATGGCGGCCCGCGCGCTGGTGACGCGCCGCTCTCATCTTGTGGGCGTTATCGTGCCGGCGGTGTGCAGCCCGTGGGAGAGCCAGGAAATCGATGCGCTGACCACGGCATTGCAGGACAAGGGATTTGCCACCCTGCTGTTCAAGACGCGTGCCGACCGGGCCATGGATACCCGGCTGCTCACCTATATGAAGGGTTTCAACCTCGACTCGATCGTTGCCTTTGCCGAAAACGTCAGGCCCGATACGCTGGCGCGCTATCTCGACCGGGCGGTCCCGATCTATCTCAGCTATCCGCGCGAGGATGGTGAACTGCCGCCCCCGTTTCGCGAAAGCAAGGCCCATTTCGACCGTGTCGAGGTCTTGCAGCGCGACGGCATAGAAAAGGCCGTGGCGCTCGTGCAGGGCTATGGCGGAAAGCGGTTCGCCTATCTCGCCGGCGACACCAATACGCTGGCCAATGCCGAGCGCAGCCAGACCTTTGTCGAAATTCTGCAGTCGAGAGGGCTTTGCGAGCCCGTCATCATCCCCGGCGACTTCACCTACGAAACCGCCTTTGCGGCCACGATCGACCTGTTCCGCTACGGCAGCGACGTCGATGCCATTTTCGCCGCCAACGACGTCAGCGCTTTTGGCGCGATCGATGCGTTGCGGCACGAACTGGGCCTGCGGGTGCCCGAGGACGTCAAGGTTGTCGGTTTCGACGATATCGACCAGTCGGCCTGGCGCAGCTACAATCTCACGACCGTCAAGGTCGACCTTTCCGAGCGCGTCGCGACGATCATACGCCTGATCCTGCGGCGGCTGGACGACCCGGCAGCGCCCGCCATGTCCGAGACCATTCGCACGCGCCTCGTGGTGCGCGGCACTGTCGGCTGAAAAGCCCCTCCCCAAAGTTCAGAAAAGCCCGCCGATGCGCCAGCCGACCATTCACCTTGTCTTCAAGACCCACCTCGATATCGGTTTCACCGACCACGCCGAAAGGGTTCGCCGCCAGTACCACGAGGTCTTCATCCCCCAGGCGCTGACGACGGCGGAGCATTTCTACCGCGAAGACCCGGAGCGCCCGGCGTTTGTCTGGACCACCGGGGCCTGGCTGATCTGGGATCACCTAACGACCCGTTCGGCTGCCGAAGTCGAGCGGCTGGAACGTGCCGTCAGGAACGGCCTCATCCGCTGGCACGCCCTGCCCTTCACGACCCATTCCGAGTTGATGTCGCCGGCGCTGTTTCGCGCTGGCCTCTCCTATTCGCAAATGCTCGACGCCCGTTTCGGGTTCCAGACCCATGCTGCCAAAATGACCGATGTGCCGGGCCACACGCTTGGCATCGTGCCGCTGATGGCGGCGGCCGGCATTCGCTTTTTCCACATCGGCGTCAACACCGCCTCCCCTGTCCCTTCCTTTCCGCCGCTTTCGCGCTGGCGCGCGCCGGATGGATCGGAGCTTGTGGTTATGTACGAGGATTCCTATGGCGGGGTTCAGTTCCCCGACGGTCTGTCGGATGGGCTGGGCTTTGCCCACACGCACGACAATATCGGGCCGCAGACGGTGTCGCAGACGACCGAGGTCTATCGCGCGCTCCGCCACGACCATCCCGACGCCGATATCCGCGCCGCGACGCTGGAGACCTATGGCGCAATCCTGTGGGAGCGCAGGGAAACGCTGCCCGTGGTTGACATGGAGCCAGGCGACAGCTGGATCCACGGCGCCGGCGCCGACCCGATGAAGATGGCCCGGTTCCGCAGCCTTCAACGTCTCTACGACGCCTTCGAGATGGAAGGCCTGACGGAGACACGCGCCGCATTCGGACGCGATCTTGCGATGCTGGCCGAACACACCTGCGGCGTCGACATCAAGACCTATCTGCGCGACGACCTTGCCTGGGACCGCCCCGCCTTTGAGGCGGCACGCAAGGCTGATTACCGTTTCGTCTATAGCGAAGCCTCATGGGCGGAACAGCGCGGCTATATCGACAAGGCCGTTGAAAACCTTGCCGGCGAAGACCGGACACGCGCCGACGACGCGCTTGCCGATGCAGCCCCGCCGCAGCTCAGATCGACGCAATCACTGACGCAGGCAACCACGTTTACGGTCGCCGGCTGGTCGGGTGAGCTCGACCCTCAGACCGGTGATATCATCCGCCTTACCGCGCCTGACGGCCGGATACTGTCTGATGACGCCCGGATCGGCTACCGCCACGAAAGCTACGACGCAGACGACGTCGCGGCGCATATGGACACCTACCTAACGCATCGGGCTGAGTGGGCGATCCTCGATCACGACAAGCCGGGCCTCTCAAACGCGAGAACAGCGCGCGCGGCCGACTTCGCGCCCCAGTATCTTGGGTTGGAAAATGTCGGCGACCGGGTCGTCATCCATCACGAAATGCCGCTCGAAGCGCACCGCCACCTTGGCGCGCCGAAAACCACCGAACTGCATGTCTGGGGCGACGGTCAGTCGCTTCACCTGTCGCTCGTTCTGCGCGAAAAACCCGCCAATCGCATGCCGGAAGCCGGTTTTCTCGCTTTCGCACTCGGCGGCTTCGGCCAATGGTCGTACCTCAAAACCGGGTTGTGGCACGAAGCTGGGCGCACAGCGGAAAATGGCGGCGGCCAACTCCAGGCGATATTCGCGGCCCGCAGCCGACACACCAACGGCACGGAGGTCGAGCTGACGCCGCTCGACGCCGCCCTCGTCGCGCCGATAGGCCAGCCATTCATGCCCTATTCGAAGCAACCCTCAAGCTTCGACCGCGGCATCCGCTTCAACCTCTACAACAACAAATGGGGCACCAATTTCCCGATGTGGTGGGAAGGCGACATGCACGCCCGGTTTCAGCTGTCGGTCAAACCATCCAGGTGAAACAACGAGGCGTACCTGATCCCGATGATCGTATCATCGGCGACGAGAAGCTGGAAAGCCTTGCCTTCGACAGTCCAGGCTATGAGGTGGCGAAGAACGCCGTTCTGCCCGGCCATCGAGGTCTGTCTGGAGCCCCTCCTCTCAAGCTCTGTTTCCCCGCCGCGCGAGTGCGCGCGTCTATGCGCCGGCGTAGCGCCAAGGCCCTGTCTCGCGGCAGGGCGTACTTTCTCGATCTTCGCAAAGTCGGCTTTGGTGAAACCTCGAAGACATTTTCAATGTGGTGCATCGAATTGAAGGAAACCGTAAGGTGCCGCGGCTATACCAGTCGTTTCGTTCGCCAGGGATTGAGCGTTGGTTTATACGTTCCGGGGGGCAACCGCGTGAGTGATTCCCGGTCTCCTCCCCTTCTCGGGAACCGCACTCAAGGCGGCAGAGCCGATAGATGTGTATGGCTTCGCACAGCGCAACAGAGCCGCT carries:
- a CDS encoding LacI family DNA-binding transcriptional regulator, with translation MVAEAANVSRAAVSRAFNPNASLKPEKRQRILKIAQELNYTPDMAARALVTRRSHLVGVIVPAVCSPWESQEIDALTTALQDKGFATLLFKTRADRAMDTRLLTYMKGFNLDSIVAFAENVRPDTLARYLDRAVPIYLSYPREDGELPPPFRESKAHFDRVEVLQRDGIEKAVALVQGYGGKRFAYLAGDTNTLANAERSQTFVEILQSRGLCEPVIIPGDFTYETAFAATIDLFRYGSDVDAIFAANDVSAFGAIDALRHELGLRVPEDVKVVGFDDIDQSAWRSYNLTTVKVDLSERVATIIRLILRRLDDPAAPAMSETIRTRLVVRGTVG
- a CDS encoding extracellular solute-binding protein; translated protein: MIALAGASAMAAPAFATDLSITCRCVEGGANSQMAEWIKQSVIPGFEKMKSESGEDVTVTLKEFAGQDEQLTQQQALDFSTGAGADVNGFDGFLIPSFVEAGLLKPLDELAGPAVNEWEGWDHISDGSKQLMSFDGKVYGIALGTDVRMIFIRKDLFEQAGIDADSWQPTSWDDLLDAARKIKEAVPDSSPLQINAGVSMGEATTMQGYYMLVLGADSGLKDENGKWIVSSPGILDTLNFYKTVYLDEELGDRRAQLLGDGRNRTFANFRDGKTAMLVEGDWFYRAVTAPGSEFELKDRDNLMTWKKMPAREPGAGFSGQDFVTISGGTGFVLNPNTDAPEEAWDLLAYMNSKEQLEAFQTYQARIRLRDDVGIPDSPFLSETSQELLPLTTARPNDADYNKVSAEVQRMTEAVVSGEMSPEEAMEQYKAAVTEIVGAENTVSLQ
- a CDS encoding DUF5054 domain-containing protein; translation: MRQPTIHLVFKTHLDIGFTDHAERVRRQYHEVFIPQALTTAEHFYREDPERPAFVWTTGAWLIWDHLTTRSAAEVERLERAVRNGLIRWHALPFTTHSELMSPALFRAGLSYSQMLDARFGFQTHAAKMTDVPGHTLGIVPLMAAAGIRFFHIGVNTASPVPSFPPLSRWRAPDGSELVVMYEDSYGGVQFPDGLSDGLGFAHTHDNIGPQTVSQTTEVYRALRHDHPDADIRAATLETYGAILWERRETLPVVDMEPGDSWIHGAGADPMKMARFRSLQRLYDAFEMEGLTETRAAFGRDLAMLAEHTCGVDIKTYLRDDLAWDRPAFEAARKADYRFVYSEASWAEQRGYIDKAVENLAGEDRTRADDALADAAPPQLRSTQSLTQATTFTVAGWSGELDPQTGDIIRLTAPDGRILSDDARIGYRHESYDADDVAAHMDTYLTHRAEWAILDHDKPGLSNARTARAADFAPQYLGLENVGDRVVIHHEMPLEAHRHLGAPKTTELHVWGDGQSLHLSLVLREKPANRMPEAGFLAFALGGFGQWSYLKTGLWHEAGRTAENGGGQLQAIFAARSRHTNGTEVELTPLDAALVAPIGQPFMPYSKQPSSFDRGIRFNLYNNKWGTNFPMWWEGDMHARFQLSVKPSR